A segment of the Pseudoalteromonas piscicida genome:
TTTTACACTTCCTTTATCGCCAATCATGAAAGCATTTCATCCATTATCAAAGGTTGGGTGCGGTAACTGTATAAATGTAAAAGAGCATCAGGAGGACTCATCGAATTGTGACGTAAGTGATAGAGATCATAGCGGTGAAACACATCCAAAGTTTAAAAGTGGAAAATTTTTAAAAACTATTGATATAGCGAAGGTAAAATATAACTTAAGGATAGGAAAATGAGTAGGCTAAATGAAGTTTACTACGTTGCTTGTGGTAATAGCTATGAAGAGCAAATGAGGTTATCGATTAATAAAAAGTCTGATGGCTATTTTTTTTATGGTGAAATAGCCAAAGAAGGAGAGCCTATATTCTTTGAGCCTAGCTTTCAAGAGCGAAATAAAAAGCTGGGTATTGCTTCAGTAAAAACAGACGTAATGTTCGACGGGCCGAGCTTTGTTGTTAACAGCAATATAAAAAAAGAGTTGGATAAATATGATTTGCACGGTATTCAGCTATGTCCTGCTATAGTTATTGAATCAACAGGGTGGGATGAAGGATACTGGTATTTAAATATTTATCAGTATCTTGATTGTTGGGATAAAGATAAATCGATCACTCGACCTCTAAAAGCTGGAAGAGATATTGAAGATACGAAAGTGCTAAAATATCACCTTGATAAAAGTGTACTAAATAAAATTCCAGAAAATAATCGTATGATATTTAAGATGGGTGGGGATTTTCATAGCCATATATTTATACATGAAAAACTTGTCACCTACTTCTTGAAAAATAATATTACAGGAATACGCTTTTTTAAAGTATCTGACTTTGAAGAAGGGATGCAAATCTAGAACTATAAAATTAAATGTCAAAAAATTACAATGAAGAATACTATATACTTCTCACGGATTACAATGAAAATACATTGTATACAATACCGCTAGAGCGAAGTGCGACTCGTCACTTTGGTATTAAAAAGCTTAACTGGGGAGATGAGCCTATTTTTTTTGAGAACTGTTACAAGGAAAGGGATGCTTTAAATAATTTTACACGTCCAATTACGGACGTGTTTTTTGATGCGACAGTACCTATTATAAACTCAAGAATAAGAGATAAGTTAAAGTTTTTATATCTAAAAGATATGCAACTTTATCCTGCTGTTTTTATTAATGATGAAGGAGCTTATATAGAAGACTATTGGTATATGAACTTTTGGCAAGAACTTGACTGTTGGGATCGGGAAAAGTCAAAGATAGAAACATTCACAGCAGAAGAAATGGTAGATCCAGATTATTTAGAGGACTGTGAGATATATAAATATCATTTAGACAGTGAAGTGTTAGACAACATCCCAGAAGAAGAACGTTTGATCTTTAAACAAGCTGGTGGTGTAAAGTATATTTTTGTTCATCAAACGGTTGCAGATATCTTTTTTGAGGAGAAGGCGACAGGCGTTAACTTAGTCAAAGTATCCGACTTTGAAGAAGGGATGCAGTTTTAGTTTGCCAACTAGTTAGGAGACTACTTTACATAAAGGTTGGAAGTGCAATGGCAAGAGATTTTAACGATCAATATTACATCATTTTAAAAAAGTATAGCGAAGTAACATTGCACCTTACTGCTTTGCAAAAGTCGGCGGATAGAGATTATGAGTTTGAACAGTTAGTTTGGGGGAAAGAACCGCTATTTTTCGAAAATGCGTATAGAGATAAAGATAATGCGAATGGAGTTATACGTCCTATCCCCAGTGTTTTACTAGACGCTACGATCCCTATCGTTAGCTCAAAAATTAGAGAGCGTTTAAAGCTCTTTAATTTTGTTGGGATGCAGCTATATCCTGCTGTGTACATTGACGATGGAGATAACTATCACGAAGACTTTTGGTGCATGAATTTTTGGCAAGAACTTGACTGCTGGGATCGAGCAAAGTCAAAAATAGAAAAATTCACTGCAGAGGAGATGTTAGAGCCTGACTATTTAAAAGGTTGCGATATATATAAATACCATCTAGATAGTGAAGTCTTGGATAAAATTCCAGAAGAAGAACGTTTAATATTTAAACAAGCTGGTGGTCTGAAGTATGTCTTTGTCCATCAAAAAATTGCGGATATCTTTTTTGAGGAGAAGGCGACAGGCGTTAATTTAGTCAAAGTATCCGACTTTGAAGAAGGGATGCAGTTTTAGTTAGTCATTAGACTACTTTAAATAAATAATTGGCAGTGCAATGGCAAGAGATTTTAACGATCAATATTACATCATTTTAAAAAAGTTTGATGGCGATACTTTGTATCCTAAGCCTATGAAGAAAACTGCAAAACGTCGCTTTCGGTTTGAAAAGCTTACTTGGGGACAAGAGCCTTTATTTTTTGAAAATGCACATAGAGATAAAGATCTCAAGGCAAATAGGAGTCGTCTAGTTCCTGATGTCTTTCTCAGCGCTACTATTCCAGTAGTTAACTCAAAGATAAGAGAAAAGTTGAAGTTTTTTGCGTTTGAGGGAATGCAGTTATATCCGGCGGTTTATATAGATGATGAAGGAAATTACCATGAAAACTTTTGGTGTATGAATTTTTGGGAAGAGCAGGATTGTCTAGACAGAAATCGCTCGAAGTTTTCTAAATTGACACTTGAAAAGCTGAAATTAGACCCAGACGCAGATGACTTAACGACTTATAAATACAGCCTTGATAGTGATGTATTGGATAAAATTCCAGAAGAAGAGCGGCTGATTTTTAAAATGGAGCCCGATGATATGGGTTATGTCTTTGTCCATCAAAAAATTGCAGATATCTTTTTTGAGGAGAAGGCGACTGGCGTTAACTTAGTCAAAGTATCTGACTTTGAAGAGGGGATGCAGTTTTAAAGCTCTATAATTAAATACTCACGACGTAATGTTTGCACTATATATTACAAGGAACTTTAGTGAACTATAATGAAATATATTTTATTTTTCTCCCCCAAATTACTGAAAGCACACTGTACTTAACGCCATTGCAAAAGTCAGCGGATAGAAATTTTGAGTTTGAACGTTTAGTTTGGGGTCAAGAGCCTCTATTTTTCGAAAATGGATACAAGGACGAAGACTTAAAATCAGGTGTCAAAAGAGCAATATCTAGCGTTATGCTCGATACGACGATCCCAATCATAAGTAGAAATATATGGGAGAAGCTTAAGTTTTTTGATTTTAAAGGAATGCAATTTTATCCCGCTGTTTATATCGATGATGATGGTCACTATCACGAGCAATATTGGTGCATGAACTTCTGGGAAAGGTTGGATTGCCTAGATAGGAAGAGATCAAAATTTTCAAAGACAACATTAAAGAAGCTCAAAGTGAACCCGGACGCAGATGACTTAACGACCTACAAGTACAGCCTTGATAGTGATGTATTAGATAAAATTCCAGAAGAAGAGCGGCTGATTTTTAAAATGGAGCCCGATGATATGGGTTATGTCTTTGTCCATCAAAAAATTGCAGATATCTTTTTTGAGGAGAAGGCGACTGGCGTTAACTTAGTCAAAGTATCTGACTTTGAAGAGGGGATGCAGTTTTAAAGCTCTATAATTAAATACTCACGACGTAATGTTTGCACTATATATTACAAGGAACTTTAGTGAACTATAATGAAATATATTTTATTTTTCTCCCCCAAATTACTGAAAGCACACTGTACTTAACGCCATTGCAAAAGTCAGCGGATAGAAATTTTGAGTTTGAACGTTTAGTTTGGGGTCAAGAGCCTCTATTTTTCGAAAATGGATACAAGGACGAAGACTTAAAATCAGGTGTCAAAAGAGCAATATCTAGCGTTATGCTCGATACGACGATCCCAATCATAAGTAGAAATATATGGGAGAAGCTTAAGTTTTTTGATTTTAAAGGAATGCAATTTTATCCCGCTGTTTATATCGATGATGATGGTCACTATCACGAGCAATATTGGTGCATGAACTTCTGGGAAAGGTTGGATTGCCTAGATAGGAAGAGATCAAAATTTTCAAAGACAACATTAAAGAAGCTCAAAGTGAACCCGGACGCAGATGACTTAACGACCTACAAGTACAGCCTTGATAGTGATGTATTAGATAAAATTCCAGAAGAAGAGCGGCTGATTTTTAAAATGGAGCCCGATGATATGGGTTATGTCTTTGTCCATCAAAAAATTGCAGATATCTTTTTTGAAGAGAAGGCGACAGGCGTTAACTTAGTCAAAGTATCCGACTTTGAAGAAGGGATGCAGTTTTAGTTAGTCATTAGACTACGTTAAATAAATAGCTGGCAGTGCAATGGCAAGAGATTTTAACGACCAATATTACATCATTTTAAAAAAGTATAGCGAAGTAACATTGCACCTTACAGCTTTGCAAAAGTCGGCGGATAGAGACTTTGAATTTGAGCGGTTAATTTGGGGAGAAGAGCCTCTTTTCTTTGAAAATAGCTACAAACAAGAAGATATCAAAAGAAATATCAAAAGGCCTATCCCAACCGTTATGCTAAACATGGTGACTCCTATAATTAGTAGCCAAATTAGAGAGCGGCTAAAATTTTTTAATTTTGTCGGGATGCAGCTATATCCAGCTGTGTACATTGACGATGGTGGTAACTATCACGAAGACTATTGGTGCATGAACTTTTGGCAAGAGCTGGATTGTTGGGATAGAGAAAAGTCTAAAACAGAGAAAGCGACGAAAGAAGAATTGGCAGATCCATACTTTATGTCGAGAATCGACGTTTATAAATACCACTTAGATAGTGAAGTCTTGGATAAAATCCCAGAAGAAGAGCGCTTGATATTTAAACAAGCAGGTGGTCTGAAGTATGTCTTTGTCCATCAAAAAATTGCAGATATCTTTTTTGAGGAGAAGGCGACGGGCGTTAACTTAGTCAAAGTGTCCGATTTTGAAGAAGGGATGCAGTTTTAGTTTTATATCTGAGTAGAATAAAAAATAAAACCCGCGGGAGCGGGCTTTATTTTTTACAAGCTATTGCCCTATTTGGGTTCGCTTTCTAATTCCTCATCTGGCGTATCAGGGCGCTGTCGTTCGACAAAAATGGTAGCTAATATGGTGGTGACTACGCAGGAAAGTAAAATCGACTTTAGGATTTCGTAGTTATAGTATATTAAGCCCCAGCTCCAGAATTGTTTGGCAAAGCTTTCATCTACGCCGAAATGTTCTAAATTACGAATAATATTTTCACCGAAGGCCGCGAGGTCAACTAGAATAAACGCAAAGTAAATGCCATATAGGATAGGGTCTGCATGAGTCATATATATGGAACGCCAATTATCAGGTGCTGTGCGTCTAACATAACGAAGAGATAATCGAACGCGATATTTCATTATCATTAGGATTGTTAGATCAACAAGGAAATGGGATCCAAACATCAAAAGGTTGCCTTGAAAAGGTGGTAGTCCCATACTATTTAACGAAACAACGTAACTCACTAAACCATATTCTATAGCTGTCATTATTAACAGTAGTGCCACAATGTGCTTTATATTTTCATGGTTTTTAGCCATAAAGCAAAATATAATAATGCAGGCAAGCATTACAGTATCTGCATAATGATTGAAATGGATATAAATTACTGAAAGTGAAGCTGCAATTGCTGCACAGATAAGTAAAAAGATCCAAGATGTTCGCATTTTATTTCCTTACAGTAAGCCCTATAACTTTCAGCTTTCGGTGGCTTAGTTTTAGATGCTAATAGTGATTGTAATTTTGGCCTATGGTTTTTCGGATGGTTCCAACTTCGGCTCATCTATTTTTGCGCCACCGGTTCCGCCGATGGTTTTTCTAATTTCATCAATACCTAAGACTGTAAAGTTGAAGGTACTAGCTTTTGCATCTGCGAATAGCACCCTAGGAGCATCACCTTTAGCTCCCCCAGCTCCGCCAAAAACTTGCTTAATATTACCGTCAGTTAAATAAACTCGGTCGGAAGCTGTAAATTTATTATGTGATTTTTTAACTTTAGGGTCATCAGCTTGTCCTCCTGTAGTGCCACCAATCACCTGATTAACTGAGTCAGCACTAAGTGATGATTTTTTACTTG
Coding sequences within it:
- a CDS encoding imm11 family protein yields the protein MARDFNDQYYIILKKYSEVTLHLTALQKSADRDFEFERLIWGEEPLFFENSYKQEDIKRNIKRPIPTVMLNMVTPIISSQIRERLKFFNFVGMQLYPAVYIDDGGNYHEDYWCMNFWQELDCWDREKSKTEKATKEELADPYFMSRIDVYKYHLDSEVLDKIPEEERLIFKQAGGLKYVFVHQKIADIFFEEKATGVNLVKVSDFEEGMQF
- a CDS encoding imm11 family protein, which gives rise to MSKNYNEEYYILLTDYNENTLYTIPLERSATRHFGIKKLNWGDEPIFFENCYKERDALNNFTRPITDVFFDATVPIINSRIRDKLKFLYLKDMQLYPAVFINDEGAYIEDYWYMNFWQELDCWDREKSKIETFTAEEMVDPDYLEDCEIYKYHLDSEVLDNIPEEERLIFKQAGGVKYIFVHQTVADIFFEEKATGVNLVKVSDFEEGMQF
- a CDS encoding imm11 family protein, with the translated sequence MSRLNEVYYVACGNSYEEQMRLSINKKSDGYFFYGEIAKEGEPIFFEPSFQERNKKLGIASVKTDVMFDGPSFVVNSNIKKELDKYDLHGIQLCPAIVIESTGWDEGYWYLNIYQYLDCWDKDKSITRPLKAGRDIEDTKVLKYHLDKSVLNKIPENNRMIFKMGGDFHSHIFIHEKLVTYFLKNNITGIRFFKVSDFEEGMQI
- a CDS encoding imm11 family protein; translated protein: MNYNEIYFIFLPQITESTLYLTPLQKSADRNFEFERLVWGQEPLFFENGYKDEDLKSGVKRAISSVMLDTTIPIISRNIWEKLKFFDFKGMQFYPAVYIDDDGHYHEQYWCMNFWERLDCLDRKRSKFSKTTLKKLKVNPDADDLTTYKYSLDSDVLDKIPEEERLIFKMEPDDMGYVFVHQKIADIFFEEKATGVNLVKVSDFEEGMQF
- a CDS encoding imm11 family protein; translated protein: MNYNEIYFIFLPQITESTLYLTPLQKSADRNFEFERLVWGQEPLFFENGYKDEDLKSGVKRAISSVMLDTTIPIISRNIWEKLKFFDFKGMQFYPAVYIDDDGHYHEQYWCMNFWERLDCLDRKRSKFSKTTLKKLKVNPDADDLTTYKYSLDSDVLDKIPEEERLIFKMEPDDMGYVFVHQKIADIFFEEKATGVNLVKVSDFEEGMQF
- a CDS encoding imm11 family protein, translating into MARDFNDQYYIILKKYSEVTLHLTALQKSADRDYEFEQLVWGKEPLFFENAYRDKDNANGVIRPIPSVLLDATIPIVSSKIRERLKLFNFVGMQLYPAVYIDDGDNYHEDFWCMNFWQELDCWDRAKSKIEKFTAEEMLEPDYLKGCDIYKYHLDSEVLDKIPEEERLIFKQAGGLKYVFVHQKIADIFFEEKATGVNLVKVSDFEEGMQF